From the genome of Phyllostomus discolor isolate MPI-MPIP mPhyDis1 chromosome 12, mPhyDis1.pri.v3, whole genome shotgun sequence, one region includes:
- the CCDC9 gene encoding coiled-coil domain-containing protein 9 isoform X5, which produces MSATLDLKSKEEKDAELDKRIEALRRKNEALIRRYQEIEEDRKKAELEGVAVTAPRKGRSLEKENVAVEVEKNQGPSRRTPGTPRPPGPSRGGRTPPQQGGRTGMGRGSRSWEDSPGEQPRGGAGGRGRRGRGRGSPHLSGGGDASAADRKSKEWEERRRQNIEKMNEEMEKIAEYERNQREGMLEPNPVRNFLDDPRRRGGPQEEPERDRREGSRRHGRNWGGSDFERVRCGLEQERQGRRAGPGSAGDMTLSMTGRERSEYLRWKQEREKIDQERLQRHRKPTGQWRREWDAEKTDGMFKDGPGTAHEPAHRYDDQAWARPPKPPTFREFLSQHKAEVSRRRRKGSRPQAKAVPRAYSDHDDRWETKEAVSPAPEAPQHTPLEETPTQLPETPAPAPQPPEDQGEEDQGEEDQGEEDEGEDEEWEDVSEDEEDIEEEEEAEEEEEEEPAQDHQPQESEPTGNPGSKQASKEPFRPEEPPPIPQAPATPSSPFSPPGGHQPVSDWGEEVELNSPGATHPADALSPGEAWPFGYA; this is translated from the exons ATG TCAGCCACGCTGGATCTGAAAtcaaaggaagagaaggatgcTGAATTGGACAAGAGGATCGAGGCTCTTCGGCGGAAGAATGAGGCCCTCATCCGGCGCTACCAG GAGATTGAGGAGGACCGTAAAAAAGCAGAACTCGAGGGTGTAGCTGTGACAGCTCCCCGGAAGGGCCGCTCGCTGGAGAAGGAGAATGTGGCAGTTGAGGTG GAGAAGAACCAGGGTCCCTCCCGCAGGACTCCTGGGACCCCCCGGcctccagggcccagcagggGAGGCCGGACTCCCCCTCAGCAGGGAGGCCGGACAGGCATGGGCCGGGGGTCCCGCAGCTGGGAGGACAGTCCGGGGGAGCAGCCCCGAGGTGgagctgggggccgtggccggCGGGGCCGAGGCAGAGGGTCCCCTCATCTCTCTGGAGGTGGAGATGCCTCAGCTGCTGACCGCAAATCCAAG GAGTGGGAGGAGCGGCGCAGGCAGAACATCGAGAAGATGAATGAAGAGATGGAGAAGATTGCGGAGTATGAGCGCAACCAGCGG GAAGGCATGCTGGAGCCCAACCCGGTGCGGAACTTCCTGGATGACCCCCGGCGGCGTGGAGGGCCCCAGGAGGAGCCTGAGCGGGACCGAAGGGAAGGCAGCCGCCGGCACGGGCGCAACTGGGGTGGTTCTGACTTTGAGCGGGTGCGCTGTGGACTGGAGCAGGAGCGGCAG GGCCGCCGGGCCGGCCCGGGCAGTGCCGGCGACATGACCCTGTCCATGACGGGCCGAGAGCGGTCGGAGTACCTGCGCTGGAAGCAGGAGCGGGAGAAGATCGACCAGGAGCGGCTGCAGCGGCACCGCAAGCCCACTGGCCAGTGGCGGCGGGAATGGGATGCCGAGAAGACTGATGGGAT gtTCAAGGATGGCCCAGGCACTGCTCATGAACCAGCCCACCGCTACG ATGACCAGGCCTGGGCCCGGCCCCCCAAGCCCCCCACTTTCAGGGAGTTCCTGTCCCAGCACAAAGCTGAGGTCAGccgcaggaggaggaagggcagccGACCCCAGGCCAAGGCGGTGCCTCGTGCCTACAG TGACCATGATGACCGCTGGGAGACGAAGGAGGCAGTGTCCCCAGCTCCCGAGGCCCCACAACACACTCCCTTGGAGGAGACGCCCACACAG CTGCCTGagacccccgcccctgccccccagcctcctGAGGATCAAGGGGAGGAGGACCAGGGGGAGGAGGACCAAGGGGAAGAAGACGAAGGTGAGGATGAGGAGTGGGAAGATGTGAGTGAGGACGAGGAGGACattgaggaggaagaagaggctgaggaggaggaggaggaagagccagcTCAAGACCACCAACCCCAAGAGTCTGAGCCCACCGGGAACCCCGGCAGCAAGCAGGCCAGCAAAGAGCCCTTCAGGCCCGAGGAGCCCCCGCCAAttccccaggcccctgccacaccttccagccccttctcgccCCCTGGGGGCCACCAGCCTGTGTCTGACTGGGGTGAAGAAGTGGAGCTGAATTCTCCCGGAGCCACCCACCCGGCAGATGCCCTCTCTCCGGGTGAGGCCTGGCCCTTCGGATATGCATGA
- the CCDC9 gene encoding coiled-coil domain-containing protein 9 isoform X4, translating to MSATLDLKSKEEKDAELDKRIEALRRKNEALIRRYQEIEEDRKKAELEGVAVTAPRKGRSLEKENVAVEVEKNQGPSRRTPGTPRPPGPSRGGRTPPQQGGRTGMGRGSRSWEDSPGEQPRGGAGGRGRRGRGRGSPHLSGGGDASAADRKSKEWEERRRQNIEKMNEEMEKIAEYERNQREGMLEPNPVRNFLDDPRRRGGPQEEPERDRREGSRRHGRNWGGSDFERVRCGLEQERQGRRAGPGSAGDMTLSMTGRERSEYLRWKQEREKIDQERLQRHRKPTGQWRREWDAEKTDGMFKDGPGTAHEPAHRYDDQAWARPPKPPTFREFLSQHKAEVSRRRRKGSRPQAKAVPRAYSDHDDRWETKEAVSPAPEAPQHTPLEETPTQLPETPAPAPQPPEDQGEEDQGEEDQGEEDEGEDEEWEDVSEDEEDIEEEEEAEEEEEEEPAQDHQPQESEPTGNPGSKQASKEPFRPEEPPPIPQAPATPSSPFSPPGGHQPVSDWGEEVELNSPGATHPADALSPEVGREGQETAEITDFQRASPNS from the exons ATG TCAGCCACGCTGGATCTGAAAtcaaaggaagagaaggatgcTGAATTGGACAAGAGGATCGAGGCTCTTCGGCGGAAGAATGAGGCCCTCATCCGGCGCTACCAG GAGATTGAGGAGGACCGTAAAAAAGCAGAACTCGAGGGTGTAGCTGTGACAGCTCCCCGGAAGGGCCGCTCGCTGGAGAAGGAGAATGTGGCAGTTGAGGTG GAGAAGAACCAGGGTCCCTCCCGCAGGACTCCTGGGACCCCCCGGcctccagggcccagcagggGAGGCCGGACTCCCCCTCAGCAGGGAGGCCGGACAGGCATGGGCCGGGGGTCCCGCAGCTGGGAGGACAGTCCGGGGGAGCAGCCCCGAGGTGgagctgggggccgtggccggCGGGGCCGAGGCAGAGGGTCCCCTCATCTCTCTGGAGGTGGAGATGCCTCAGCTGCTGACCGCAAATCCAAG GAGTGGGAGGAGCGGCGCAGGCAGAACATCGAGAAGATGAATGAAGAGATGGAGAAGATTGCGGAGTATGAGCGCAACCAGCGG GAAGGCATGCTGGAGCCCAACCCGGTGCGGAACTTCCTGGATGACCCCCGGCGGCGTGGAGGGCCCCAGGAGGAGCCTGAGCGGGACCGAAGGGAAGGCAGCCGCCGGCACGGGCGCAACTGGGGTGGTTCTGACTTTGAGCGGGTGCGCTGTGGACTGGAGCAGGAGCGGCAG GGCCGCCGGGCCGGCCCGGGCAGTGCCGGCGACATGACCCTGTCCATGACGGGCCGAGAGCGGTCGGAGTACCTGCGCTGGAAGCAGGAGCGGGAGAAGATCGACCAGGAGCGGCTGCAGCGGCACCGCAAGCCCACTGGCCAGTGGCGGCGGGAATGGGATGCCGAGAAGACTGATGGGAT gtTCAAGGATGGCCCAGGCACTGCTCATGAACCAGCCCACCGCTACG ATGACCAGGCCTGGGCCCGGCCCCCCAAGCCCCCCACTTTCAGGGAGTTCCTGTCCCAGCACAAAGCTGAGGTCAGccgcaggaggaggaagggcagccGACCCCAGGCCAAGGCGGTGCCTCGTGCCTACAG TGACCATGATGACCGCTGGGAGACGAAGGAGGCAGTGTCCCCAGCTCCCGAGGCCCCACAACACACTCCCTTGGAGGAGACGCCCACACAG CTGCCTGagacccccgcccctgccccccagcctcctGAGGATCAAGGGGAGGAGGACCAGGGGGAGGAGGACCAAGGGGAAGAAGACGAAGGTGAGGATGAGGAGTGGGAAGATGTGAGTGAGGACGAGGAGGACattgaggaggaagaagaggctgaggaggaggaggaggaagagccagcTCAAGACCACCAACCCCAAGAGTCTGAGCCCACCGGGAACCCCGGCAGCAAGCAGGCCAGCAAAGAGCCCTTCAGGCCCGAGGAGCCCCCGCCAAttccccaggcccctgccacaccttccagccccttctcgccCCCTGGGGGCCACCAGCCTGTGTCTGACTGGGGTGAAGAAGTGGAGCTGAATTCTCCCGGAGCCACCCACCCGGCAGATGCCCTCTCTCCGG AAGTGGGCCGCGAAGGCCAGGAGACTGCGGAGATCACGGACTTCCAGAGG
- the CCDC9 gene encoding coiled-coil domain-containing protein 9 isoform X3: MSATLDLKSKEEKDAELDKRIEALRRKNEALIRRYQEIEEDRKKAELEGVAVTAPRKGRSLEKENVAVEVEKNQGPSRRTPGTPRPPGPSRGGRTPPQQGGRTGMGRGSRSWEDSPGEQPRGGAGGRGRRGRGRGSPHLSGGGDASAADRKSKEWEERRRQNIEKMNEEMEKIAEYERNQREGMLEPNPVRNFLDDPRRRGGPQEEPERDRREGSRRHGRNWGGSDFERVRCGLEQERQGRRAGPGSAGDMTLSMTGRERSEYLRWKQEREKIDQERLQRHRKPTGQWRREWDAEKTDGMFKDGPGTAHEPAHRYDDQAWARPPKPPTFREFLSQHKAEVSRRRRKGSRPQAKAVPRAYSDHDDRWETKEAVSPAPEAPQHTPLEETPTQLPETPAPAPQPPEDQGEEDQGEEDQGEEDEGEDEEWEDVSEDEEDIEEEEEAEEEEEEEPAQDHQPQESEPTGNPGSKQASKEPFRPEEPPPIPQAPATPSSPFSPPGGHQPVSDWGEEVELNSPGATHPADALSPEVGREGQETAEITDFQRVRFCKVVAAAPPPGAAR, encoded by the exons ATG TCAGCCACGCTGGATCTGAAAtcaaaggaagagaaggatgcTGAATTGGACAAGAGGATCGAGGCTCTTCGGCGGAAGAATGAGGCCCTCATCCGGCGCTACCAG GAGATTGAGGAGGACCGTAAAAAAGCAGAACTCGAGGGTGTAGCTGTGACAGCTCCCCGGAAGGGCCGCTCGCTGGAGAAGGAGAATGTGGCAGTTGAGGTG GAGAAGAACCAGGGTCCCTCCCGCAGGACTCCTGGGACCCCCCGGcctccagggcccagcagggGAGGCCGGACTCCCCCTCAGCAGGGAGGCCGGACAGGCATGGGCCGGGGGTCCCGCAGCTGGGAGGACAGTCCGGGGGAGCAGCCCCGAGGTGgagctgggggccgtggccggCGGGGCCGAGGCAGAGGGTCCCCTCATCTCTCTGGAGGTGGAGATGCCTCAGCTGCTGACCGCAAATCCAAG GAGTGGGAGGAGCGGCGCAGGCAGAACATCGAGAAGATGAATGAAGAGATGGAGAAGATTGCGGAGTATGAGCGCAACCAGCGG GAAGGCATGCTGGAGCCCAACCCGGTGCGGAACTTCCTGGATGACCCCCGGCGGCGTGGAGGGCCCCAGGAGGAGCCTGAGCGGGACCGAAGGGAAGGCAGCCGCCGGCACGGGCGCAACTGGGGTGGTTCTGACTTTGAGCGGGTGCGCTGTGGACTGGAGCAGGAGCGGCAG GGCCGCCGGGCCGGCCCGGGCAGTGCCGGCGACATGACCCTGTCCATGACGGGCCGAGAGCGGTCGGAGTACCTGCGCTGGAAGCAGGAGCGGGAGAAGATCGACCAGGAGCGGCTGCAGCGGCACCGCAAGCCCACTGGCCAGTGGCGGCGGGAATGGGATGCCGAGAAGACTGATGGGAT gtTCAAGGATGGCCCAGGCACTGCTCATGAACCAGCCCACCGCTACG ATGACCAGGCCTGGGCCCGGCCCCCCAAGCCCCCCACTTTCAGGGAGTTCCTGTCCCAGCACAAAGCTGAGGTCAGccgcaggaggaggaagggcagccGACCCCAGGCCAAGGCGGTGCCTCGTGCCTACAG TGACCATGATGACCGCTGGGAGACGAAGGAGGCAGTGTCCCCAGCTCCCGAGGCCCCACAACACACTCCCTTGGAGGAGACGCCCACACAG CTGCCTGagacccccgcccctgccccccagcctcctGAGGATCAAGGGGAGGAGGACCAGGGGGAGGAGGACCAAGGGGAAGAAGACGAAGGTGAGGATGAGGAGTGGGAAGATGTGAGTGAGGACGAGGAGGACattgaggaggaagaagaggctgaggaggaggaggaggaagagccagcTCAAGACCACCAACCCCAAGAGTCTGAGCCCACCGGGAACCCCGGCAGCAAGCAGGCCAGCAAAGAGCCCTTCAGGCCCGAGGAGCCCCCGCCAAttccccaggcccctgccacaccttccagccccttctcgccCCCTGGGGGCCACCAGCCTGTGTCTGACTGGGGTGAAGAAGTGGAGCTGAATTCTCCCGGAGCCACCCACCCGGCAGATGCCCTCTCTCCGG AAGTGGGCCGCGAAGGCCAGGAGACTGCGGAGATCACGGACTTCCAGAGGGTGCGTTTCTGCAAGGTGGTGGCGGCCGCCCCACCACCGGGGGCCGCCCGCTGA
- the CCDC9 gene encoding coiled-coil domain-containing protein 9 isoform X1, translating into MSATLDLKSKEEKDAELDKRIEALRRKNEALIRRYQEIEEDRKKAELEGVAVTAPRKGRSLEKENVAVEVEKNQGPSRRTPGTPRPPGPSRGGRTPPQQGGRTGMGRGSRSWEDSPGEQPRGGAGGRGRRGRGRGSPHLSGGGDASAADRKSKEWEERRRQNIEKMNEEMEKIAEYERNQREGMLEPNPVRNFLDDPRRRGGPQEEPERDRREGSRRHGRNWGGSDFERVRCGLEQERQGRRAGPGSAGDMTLSMTGRERSEYLRWKQEREKIDQERLQRHRKPTGQWRREWDAEKTDGMFKDGPGTAHEPAHRYDDQAWARPPKPPTFREFLSQHKAEVSRRRRKGSRPQAKAVPRAYSDHDDRWETKEAVSPAPEAPQHTPLEETPTQLPETPAPAPQPPEDQGEEDQGEEDQGEEDEGEDEEWEDVSEDEEDIEEEEEAEEEEEEEPAQDHQPQESEPTGNPGSKQASKEPFRPEEPPPIPQAPATPSSPFSPPGGHQPVSDWGEEVELNSPGATHPADALSPGGDQPAPASLESAPSLPGTQKAEEEGSEAAPEVGREGQETAEITDFQRVRFCKVVAAAPPPGAAR; encoded by the exons ATG TCAGCCACGCTGGATCTGAAAtcaaaggaagagaaggatgcTGAATTGGACAAGAGGATCGAGGCTCTTCGGCGGAAGAATGAGGCCCTCATCCGGCGCTACCAG GAGATTGAGGAGGACCGTAAAAAAGCAGAACTCGAGGGTGTAGCTGTGACAGCTCCCCGGAAGGGCCGCTCGCTGGAGAAGGAGAATGTGGCAGTTGAGGTG GAGAAGAACCAGGGTCCCTCCCGCAGGACTCCTGGGACCCCCCGGcctccagggcccagcagggGAGGCCGGACTCCCCCTCAGCAGGGAGGCCGGACAGGCATGGGCCGGGGGTCCCGCAGCTGGGAGGACAGTCCGGGGGAGCAGCCCCGAGGTGgagctgggggccgtggccggCGGGGCCGAGGCAGAGGGTCCCCTCATCTCTCTGGAGGTGGAGATGCCTCAGCTGCTGACCGCAAATCCAAG GAGTGGGAGGAGCGGCGCAGGCAGAACATCGAGAAGATGAATGAAGAGATGGAGAAGATTGCGGAGTATGAGCGCAACCAGCGG GAAGGCATGCTGGAGCCCAACCCGGTGCGGAACTTCCTGGATGACCCCCGGCGGCGTGGAGGGCCCCAGGAGGAGCCTGAGCGGGACCGAAGGGAAGGCAGCCGCCGGCACGGGCGCAACTGGGGTGGTTCTGACTTTGAGCGGGTGCGCTGTGGACTGGAGCAGGAGCGGCAG GGCCGCCGGGCCGGCCCGGGCAGTGCCGGCGACATGACCCTGTCCATGACGGGCCGAGAGCGGTCGGAGTACCTGCGCTGGAAGCAGGAGCGGGAGAAGATCGACCAGGAGCGGCTGCAGCGGCACCGCAAGCCCACTGGCCAGTGGCGGCGGGAATGGGATGCCGAGAAGACTGATGGGAT gtTCAAGGATGGCCCAGGCACTGCTCATGAACCAGCCCACCGCTACG ATGACCAGGCCTGGGCCCGGCCCCCCAAGCCCCCCACTTTCAGGGAGTTCCTGTCCCAGCACAAAGCTGAGGTCAGccgcaggaggaggaagggcagccGACCCCAGGCCAAGGCGGTGCCTCGTGCCTACAG TGACCATGATGACCGCTGGGAGACGAAGGAGGCAGTGTCCCCAGCTCCCGAGGCCCCACAACACACTCCCTTGGAGGAGACGCCCACACAG CTGCCTGagacccccgcccctgccccccagcctcctGAGGATCAAGGGGAGGAGGACCAGGGGGAGGAGGACCAAGGGGAAGAAGACGAAGGTGAGGATGAGGAGTGGGAAGATGTGAGTGAGGACGAGGAGGACattgaggaggaagaagaggctgaggaggaggaggaggaagagccagcTCAAGACCACCAACCCCAAGAGTCTGAGCCCACCGGGAACCCCGGCAGCAAGCAGGCCAGCAAAGAGCCCTTCAGGCCCGAGGAGCCCCCGCCAAttccccaggcccctgccacaccttccagccccttctcgccCCCTGGGGGCCACCAGCCTGTGTCTGACTGGGGTGAAGAAGTGGAGCTGAATTCTCCCGGAGCCACCCACCCGGCAGATGCCCTCTCTCCGG gaggtgaccagccagcccctgcctccctggagaGTGCGCCTAGCCTCCCTGGAACCCAGAAAGCTGAAGAGGAGGGGTCTGAGGCAGCTCCAG AAGTGGGCCGCGAAGGCCAGGAGACTGCGGAGATCACGGACTTCCAGAGGGTGCGTTTCTGCAAGGTGGTGGCGGCCGCCCCACCACCGGGGGCCGCCCGCTGA
- the CCDC9 gene encoding coiled-coil domain-containing protein 9 isoform X2, whose amino-acid sequence MSATLDLKSKEEKDAELDKRIEALRRKNEALIRRYQEIEEDRKKAELEGVAVTAPRKGRSLEKENVAVEVEKNQGPSRRTPGTPRPPGPSRGGRTPPQQGGRTGMGRGSRSWEDSPGEQPRGGAGGRGRRGRGRGSPHLSGGGDASAADRKSKEWEERRRQNIEKMNEEMEKIAEYERNQREGMLEPNPVRNFLDDPRRRGGPQEEPERDRREGSRRHGRNWGGSDFERVRCGLEQERQGRRAGPGSAGDMTLSMTGRERSEYLRWKQEREKIDQERLQRHRKPTGQWRREWDAEKTDGMFKDGPGTAHEPAHRYDDQAWARPPKPPTFREFLSQHKAEVSRRRRKGSRPQAKAVPRAYSDHDDRWETKEAVSPAPEAPQHTPLEETPTQLPETPAPAPQPPEDQGEEDQGEEDQGEEDEGEDEEWEDVSEDEEDIEEEEEAEEEEEEEPAQDHQPQESEPTGNPGSKQASKEPFRPEEPPPIPQAPATPSSPFSPPGGHQPVSDWGEEVELNSPGATHPADALSPGGDQPAPASLESAPSLPGTQKAEEEGSEAAPEVGREGQETAEITDFQRASPNS is encoded by the exons ATG TCAGCCACGCTGGATCTGAAAtcaaaggaagagaaggatgcTGAATTGGACAAGAGGATCGAGGCTCTTCGGCGGAAGAATGAGGCCCTCATCCGGCGCTACCAG GAGATTGAGGAGGACCGTAAAAAAGCAGAACTCGAGGGTGTAGCTGTGACAGCTCCCCGGAAGGGCCGCTCGCTGGAGAAGGAGAATGTGGCAGTTGAGGTG GAGAAGAACCAGGGTCCCTCCCGCAGGACTCCTGGGACCCCCCGGcctccagggcccagcagggGAGGCCGGACTCCCCCTCAGCAGGGAGGCCGGACAGGCATGGGCCGGGGGTCCCGCAGCTGGGAGGACAGTCCGGGGGAGCAGCCCCGAGGTGgagctgggggccgtggccggCGGGGCCGAGGCAGAGGGTCCCCTCATCTCTCTGGAGGTGGAGATGCCTCAGCTGCTGACCGCAAATCCAAG GAGTGGGAGGAGCGGCGCAGGCAGAACATCGAGAAGATGAATGAAGAGATGGAGAAGATTGCGGAGTATGAGCGCAACCAGCGG GAAGGCATGCTGGAGCCCAACCCGGTGCGGAACTTCCTGGATGACCCCCGGCGGCGTGGAGGGCCCCAGGAGGAGCCTGAGCGGGACCGAAGGGAAGGCAGCCGCCGGCACGGGCGCAACTGGGGTGGTTCTGACTTTGAGCGGGTGCGCTGTGGACTGGAGCAGGAGCGGCAG GGCCGCCGGGCCGGCCCGGGCAGTGCCGGCGACATGACCCTGTCCATGACGGGCCGAGAGCGGTCGGAGTACCTGCGCTGGAAGCAGGAGCGGGAGAAGATCGACCAGGAGCGGCTGCAGCGGCACCGCAAGCCCACTGGCCAGTGGCGGCGGGAATGGGATGCCGAGAAGACTGATGGGAT gtTCAAGGATGGCCCAGGCACTGCTCATGAACCAGCCCACCGCTACG ATGACCAGGCCTGGGCCCGGCCCCCCAAGCCCCCCACTTTCAGGGAGTTCCTGTCCCAGCACAAAGCTGAGGTCAGccgcaggaggaggaagggcagccGACCCCAGGCCAAGGCGGTGCCTCGTGCCTACAG TGACCATGATGACCGCTGGGAGACGAAGGAGGCAGTGTCCCCAGCTCCCGAGGCCCCACAACACACTCCCTTGGAGGAGACGCCCACACAG CTGCCTGagacccccgcccctgccccccagcctcctGAGGATCAAGGGGAGGAGGACCAGGGGGAGGAGGACCAAGGGGAAGAAGACGAAGGTGAGGATGAGGAGTGGGAAGATGTGAGTGAGGACGAGGAGGACattgaggaggaagaagaggctgaggaggaggaggaggaagagccagcTCAAGACCACCAACCCCAAGAGTCTGAGCCCACCGGGAACCCCGGCAGCAAGCAGGCCAGCAAAGAGCCCTTCAGGCCCGAGGAGCCCCCGCCAAttccccaggcccctgccacaccttccagccccttctcgccCCCTGGGGGCCACCAGCCTGTGTCTGACTGGGGTGAAGAAGTGGAGCTGAATTCTCCCGGAGCCACCCACCCGGCAGATGCCCTCTCTCCGG gaggtgaccagccagcccctgcctccctggagaGTGCGCCTAGCCTCCCTGGAACCCAGAAAGCTGAAGAGGAGGGGTCTGAGGCAGCTCCAG AAGTGGGCCGCGAAGGCCAGGAGACTGCGGAGATCACGGACTTCCAGAGG